In Paramicrobacterium humi, the genomic stretch GTCAACGTTCAGCGGTCTGAACACGGCCTACACCGCGATCGCGGCCGCGCGCATCGGCATCGACGTCACGGGGCAGAACATCGCCAACCAGGGCTCCGAGGGCTACACGCGCCAGCGGGTCACGACGAGCGCGCTCGACTCCGCCGCGATGGCGGGCAAGTTCAGCATGGGCGTGCAGCCCGGCCGGGGCGTGAGCGTCGACGGCATCGCGCGGCTCGGCAACGACCTGCTCGACGCCCGGGTGCGCGACACGCTCGCGGCATCCGGGTTCTGGGCGACGAAGGCGACGGCGTCGCTCACGGCCGAGGGCGCGATGGCGGAGCCGGGCAAGAACGGGCTCTCGAGCCAGCTCTCGCAGTTCTGGGCGGGGTGGCAGGACCTCGCCAACAACCCCGATTCGGATGCCGCTGCCGCGGTGATCCTCAACCAGGCGCAGGTTCTCGCCGCGCAGATCAGCGCGGGCTACCAGTCGGTCGCCGACCAGTGGCAGAGCACGCGCGTCGACGTGAACGGGATGACGAGCCGCGTCAACAGCGCCGCCGACCAGATCGCGGCGCTCAACGGGCAGATCCGCTCGGCGCTGAACTCCGGCCGCAGCGCGAACGAGCTCATCGACCAGCGCAACCTGCTCGCGCAGAACGTCTCGCGCCTCGCGGGGGCCACGGCGAGCCTCGAGTCCGACGGCACACTCACGGTGCGTGTGGGCGGCAACGCCCTCGTCGACGGCGTCACCGCACGGCACCTCGTCGCGAGCGGACCGCGCGACCTCGCCGAGGGCGGACGCGTCAGCCTCGCCTGGGAGTCGCGGCCCGACCTGCCGATCACCCTCGCCGGCGGAGAGCTCGGCGGCGCCCTCGCGGTGCTCGCACCCGCGAGCGAGGGCGGAACGCTCGCGCAGGTCGCGGAATCGTACAACGAGGTGGCCACCGAGCTCGCCCGGCAGGTCAACGCCGTGCACGGCGCCGGCGTCACCGCCGACAACAACCCGGGCGGCGACTTCTTCGCCCTCAGCGCCGAGGACGGCCCGGCCGCGCTCGGGCTCACGGTCATCCCGCAGAGCCGCGCCCAGCTGGCCCTCGCGCTGCCCGACGCGGGAGCGCTCGACGGCGGCAACGCCGACCTCGTCTCGCAGATCGGCCAGGCCGAGGGTTCGCCCGACGCGATCTGGGCGAGCTTCGTCACCCGCTTCGGCGTGGCGACGGCGGGCGATGCGCAGCGCGCGAACCTCGCCGAGACGGCATCCGTCACCGCCGTGACCGCCCAGCAGTCGGTCGCGTCCGTCGACGGCGACGAGGAGACCGTGAACCTGCTCACCTACCAGACCGCGTACCAGGCCGCCGCGCGTGTTCTCACGGCCGTCGACGAATCGCTCGACGTGCTCATCAACAAGACCGGCCTCGTCGGACGCTAAGCGGAAGGAGCGACATGTTCTCTCGCGTGACCTCATCGACGATGACGCAGTCGTCGCTGCGCAACCTGCAGGGCAGCCTCTCGGAGCTCGCCCGGCTGCAGCAGAAGGCGACGAGCCAGAAGGCGTTCCAAGTGCCGTCGGAGGACCCCTCGGCCGCCGCGACGACCCTCGGCCTGCACGCCGAGCAGCAGCGCAACGCGCAGTACGCGCGCAACATCGACGACGGCCTCGCGTGGGTGTCGACCGTCGACGGCGCGCTCGCGTCGAGCACGAGCCTCATGAACCGCGTGCGCACCCTCACGGTCACGGGCGCGAACGACGGCGCCCTCGACGCGACAGCGAAAGAGGCCATCGCCGTGGAGCTCGAGGGCATCCGCGACGAGCTGCTCGCCCAGGCGAACACGCGCCTGCTTGGCCGGAGCGTGTTCGCGGGGACCTCGAACGAGGGCGCGGCCTTCATGACCGATGCGGCGACGCCCGGCAGCTACACGTTCACCGGCGTGCCAGGCGCCGAGGTGACTCGCCGCGTCGCCGACAACGCGACCGTTCGCGTCGACGCCGACGGGGCCGCCGTGTTCGGCGAGGGCCCCGACTCGGCGTTCGCGCTCATCGACGGCATCGTCGCCGACCTCCGATCGGGGGTCAACATCGGGCAGCGCCTGAACGCGATCGACGACCGCATCGGCACTATGCTCGGTGCTCAGGGCGCTGTCGGCGCCCGGCAGTCGCAGATCGAGAGGGCGAAGGAGACGACGTTGGACGCATCCGTTCTGCTCGAGTCCCGCCGCACCGCCGTCGAAGACGTGGACGCCGCCGAAGTGCTCGTGCAGCTCAAGGCGCAGGAGCTCGTCTACCAGTCCGCGCTCGCCGTCACCTCGCGCGTGCTGCAGCCGACGCTCATGGACTTCCTCCGATGAGCGCTGCACTGCGCTTCGTCGCCCCGCCGCCCGGTTTCGACCCGCACATCGACTTCGAGCTGGCCACGGTCGAGGGCGCCGAGGGACTGTTCTCGCTGCGCGCCGTGCGCGACGAGGGCCTGCGCGTCTTCCTCGTCGACCCCGCCACGGTTCTGGGCGATTACGCTCCGGTCATCACCGACGAGCAGGCGGGCGAGCTCGAGCTGACGGATGCCGCTGACGCGATGCTACTCGTCGTCGCGAACCCCTCCGACGACGGTGTGAGTGTGAACCTCATGGCGCCCGTCGTCGTCAACACGACCACAGGGGCCGCGGCGCAAGTCATCCTCGAGAACCAGGACTTCCCGATCCACGCGCCTCTCGCGTAGCGCTTTGTCCACCCCTTGAGGTGCTCGGCAGACGCTTTTTACTCTCGGGTATGGCTCTCTTCGATCCGAGAAATCGTGACCTCAGTCCCCACGCGGCACGCGTGTACGCGGCATTCGGGCTCGCGCACGCCGTTGCCGACTTCGCCGCAGCGGGGCTGTTCGTCGTCGGCAGCGCCCTGTTCTTCAGCGAGCAGACGAAGATTCCCGCGACGTGGTGCTTCCTGATCGGCTCCGTGTTCTTCGTGCTGAAGCCCACGCTTCGGCTCGCGCGTGAGCTCAAGCTCGCCGCGCTCGACAAGGTCGGCACGCTCGCCTCGAACGCTCCCGAAGGACCGGCCTCGGTGCGCGTGAAGAAGCCCGATCAGGCCGACGGGTAGTCAGGCGCGCTCGCCGAAGCTCGGCGGAAGCTTGCACAAGTCGTAGTAGTAGTCCGTCAGCCCCGACTCGTCGCTCGCGTCGACGATGAGGTTCGCGCCCGCGTGCGGCAGCTCCTCGCCCGCGAGCAGCCACACGGTGTAGTGCCAGATGCCGCGCACCTTCTCGTTGAGCAGGCGCTGCCCGTCGACGATGAGCACCGTGTCGGGGTCGTCGGCGCCGTCGAGGGTGCCGGCCCGGAACGGCTCGATCGTGTCGCGACGCAGGGTGGCCTCGCCGACGGAGCCGAGCGAGAGTCGCAGCGGGTGCTGTCCGCGCTCGGCGAGGGCCCCGGCGAGATCGTCGGCGAATCGGGATGCCGCCGGGGCGCCGGCGCTCTCCACGGCGATCAGGCGGCGTCCCGACCGTGAATTGTGCAGGAACTGCTCGGCGGTCCAGGCGAGGAACTCCGCCCGGGCCCCGGTTGTCTCAGCCATGCTCCCAGGCTACGCCGGTTGGCGTCTCCCGGCGGCTCGTTTCTCGCCCAGCCGAATGTCGGCGCCGACCGTTAGCATTGACTCCGTGGTTACCGCCCTGTATCGCCGCTACCGGCCCGAGAACTTCTCCGAGATGATCGGGCAGTCTCAGGTGACCGATCCGCTCCGCACCGCGTTGCGCTCCGACCGCGTGAATCACGCGTACTTGTTCAGCGGTCCTCGCGGCTGCGGCAAGACGACGTCGGCGCGCATCCTCGCCCGCTGCCTCAACTGCGCCGAGGGCCCGACCGACACTCCGTGCGGCGTGTGCCCCAGCTGCGTCGAGCTCAGCCGAGCCGGCGGCGGCTCCCTCGACGTCGTCGAGATCGACGCGGCGAGCCACAACGGCGTCGACGACGCGCGCGACCTGCGCGAACGCGCCATCTTCGCGCCCGCTCGCGACCGCTACAAGATCTTCATCCTCGACGAGGCCCACATGGTCACGCCGCAGGGCTTCAACGCGCTGCTCAAGATCGTCGAGGAGCCGCCGCCGCACGTGAAGTTCATCTTCGCCACGACGGAGCCCGACAAGGTGATCGGCACGATTCGCTCGCGCACGCACCACTATCCGTTCCGGCTCGTGCCGCCCGCGCAGATGCTCGAGTACACGCAGAAGCTGTGCGACGAGGAGGGCGTCACCGTCGAGCCGGGCGTGCTCGCGCTCGTCGTGCGCGCCGGCGGCGGCTCGCCCCGCGACACGCTCTCGCTTCTCGATCAGCTCATGGCCGGCTCCGACGGCCGCACCGTCGGCTACGAGCGTGCCGTCGCGCTGCTCGGCTACACGCACACGGCGCTGCTGGACGAGGCCGTCGAGGCGCTCGGCCGCAACGACGCGAAAGCGGCGTTCACGGCCATCGACCATGTCATCCAGACCGGGCAGGACCCGCGCCGCTTCGTCGACGACCTGCTCGAGCGACTGCGCGACCTCATCGTCGTCGCGGCGACGCAGGGCGCGGCGGCATCCGTCCTGCGCGGCGTCCCGCAAGACGAGCTCGACCGCATGACCTCCCAGTCGGCCCTGTTCGGGCAGGCTCAGCTGTCGCGCATCGCCGACATCGCGAACACGGCGCTCACCGAGATGACGGGCGCGACCTCGCCCAAGCTGCACCTCGAGTTGATGGTGGCTAGGATGCTGGTGCCCGCCGTCGACGAGACCGAGCGCGGCGCCCTCGCGCGCGTCGAGCGGCTCGAGCGTCGAGCGGGGATGCCGGAAGCGGCTGCGACCGCGATCGACTCGTCGATCGAGCGGCAGAACGCCCCTGCGGCACCTACACCGGCTCCGAGTACGCCCGCCGCACCTCCCTCGACGTCAAGCGCTCCGGCACCGCAGGCGGCGACCCCGAGTGCTCCCACCCCGGCCGCACCGGCGGTCGATGCGCGTCCGACACCGTCCCCGACTCCGCAGCCGGCGCCGCGACCGAAGCCGACCGGACCGGTCACCCTCAAGCTCGTGCGGGACACGTGGCCCGAGATCCTCGAGAAGGTCGCCGCCGCCAAGCGCGCGTCGTGGATGCTCATCATGAACTCCGACGTGCGCGACTACGCCGATGACGTGCTCACTCTCGTGTTCCCGAGCCCGAAGGACGTCGACGCGTTCAAGAAGCTCAACGCGGGAGACGGCCCGAGCGAGCACTTGCGCAGCGCGATCCTCGAAGTGCTCGGCGTGCGCGTCAAGTACATCGCCAAGGTCGAAGGCGCCCCTTCCGGTCCGCCGCCCGCGCAGCAGCCGACGCGCACGGCTCCCGCGCCGCAGCCCGCGTCCGCGGCGCCACGGACACCGCGCTCCGAGCAGCGCGCCGCCGAACCCGTCGACGAGGGTGCGCCCTCCGACGAACCTCACCGAACGGATGCCGCGAGCCATCCGGCGCCGGCCCGCGAGGAGCCTGCGATCCCCGACGACTGGGCGCCGGCCGACGACGAACCGCCGTACGACCCCTACGACGACGCGCCGCCGCCGGCCGACCAGCCCCGTGCGGCCGAGCCGCGTGCCACCAACGGGCAGAGCCCGTCTACCGTCGGAGTACGCGTCGGCGCGGCGCCCGCGTCTTCCGGCGCAGCTCGTTCTCCGCAGTCCGCGCCTGCCCCCTCGGCGCCCGAGGCTCCGTCCGGCCCCGTGACCGGCTGGGACGTCGTGCAGATTCCGGCCGACGACCCAGAAGACCTCACGGCAGAGAACGCTGCTCCGTCCGGCGGTGCCGCCGAGGCGTGGGCAGAGCCCGACGACGAGCAGTGGGCAAGTGAGCCTCCCGCCGACGAGTACGACGACGTCCCTGCCGAGTCTGTTCCGGCAGCAGCAGTGGCGGCTGCCCCTGCGGCGCCGACTCCCGCACACACCGCCGATGCCGGTGCTCCGTCCCCGCAGGCGAGCGCCCCCGCACAGGTCGCCGCGCCGACGCCGCACGTCGCGCCCGCCGAACCGGCGCCCGAACGGCCAGAGCGCCAGCAGCGCTCCCGCTACGGCGAGGCCGTCGTCAGGGAAGTGCTTCGGGCGCGCTTCATCGAAGAGCAGCAGTACACGCCGCAGCAGAGGTTCAACTAATCCATGTATGAAGGAATCGTCCAAGAGCTGATCGACGAATTCGGTCGGCTCCCGGGCATCGGGCCGAAGTCGGCGCAGCGCATCGCGTTCCACATCGTCCAGACGGAGTCGTTCGACGTCTCGCGCCTGGCCGAACTGCTCGTCGAAGTGCGCGATAAGGTGCACTTCTGCGAGATCTGCGGGAACGTGGCGGAGCAGTCGCAGTGCGCAATCTGCCGCGACCCGCGTCGCGACCACTCGTTCATCTGCGTCGTCGAAGAGGCGAAGGACGTCGTCGCGATCGAGCGCACCCGCGAGTTCCGGGGCCTGTATCACGTGCTCGGCGGCGCGATCAGCCCCATCGACGGCATCGGTCCCGACGACTTGCGCATTCGCGAGCTCATGCAGCGCCTGGCCGACGGCACGGTCACGGAGGTCATCATCGCAACAGACCCGAACCTCGAGGGTGAGGCGACGGCGACGTACCTCAGCCGGCTGCTCAAGACGCTGGAGATCCGCGTCACCCGATTGGCATCCGGGCTTCCCGTCGGCGGTGACCTCGAGTACGCCGACGAGGTCACCCTCGGGCGCGCTTTCGAGGGCCGCACCGTCCTCGGCTGATCGCAGGCTCGCCGAAGCGAGGATCGTCCCGGAGGCGGGACGTCCTTGTCGTAGAAGTGTGCTGTTCTCGAACCGCCGCCCGCGGCACCTACTGAATACGCCAGATCCGCTGAATTAGTGCCGCGCGGGCAGGGACGCCCAATGAGCTCGAGCGCGGTCAGCGCTCGATGGGCCCGGTCAGGTTGCTCCCGTCAGAACTCCGGATTCTCCGGGTATTCGTCGGCCCACTTCTCGTCGTCCGTGGTGGTCGCGTCGACTGGCTCATCGGGGTCGGCACCGACGAGGTCAGCGATCTCGTGGTCATCTACCGGCCGGTCCCGATCGAGGGGCTCGAATCCGACCTTCGATTCCGTCCGGATTCGGTAGCTGCGTCCGAGAGGTGATGTCCAGATGACGTTGCCCATCGGGTCGCGTTCGACGGCCCATCTGGTCGCGTGCTTCAGAGTGTGATGCGCTCTGCACGTGGCCTGGCAGTTGTCGAGGTCGGTCTCACCTCCGAACTGCCAATCGACCACGTGGTCGAGGTCGCACTGCCGGGCTGATCGGTTGCAGCCCGGGAACCGGCAGGTGACGTCCCGGATCTCGATCGCCTTCCGCAGGTCCGCGGGCACCTGGTAGCGGTCGCGGCCCACCGAGAGGACCGCGCCGGTCTCGGGGTTCGTCAGCAGGCGGGTGAAGCTTGGCGCCTGTGCGGCGAGCCGGCGGGCGGTCTCGGGGTCGATCGGCCCGTATCCCTCGAGATCCGCCGGTTCGTCACTCAGTCCCATGAGTGTGAACACCGGAACCGTCACGTGCACGGTCGGGCGAATCGCCCCCATACGGCCAGCCAGCGCGGGACCTGTCGCCGCGTCATCGTCGGCCGGGTCGGTGCCGCTGACGAAGCCCGTCATCGCGGCGTCGACGAACGAGTCGACGGTCAGCTGGGCGACGGTGCGCTCGTCGCCCGCTTTCCGCAACGACTTCGCGGTGGCGTGGGACGCGTTGTAGAGGCTCTGCACGATTTCGATGCGGTCGTAGCAGGCGAGCCAGCCCATGCCGTCGTGGCCCTTCCACACTTCCAGGCGCCGCTCCTCGAGGGCGCTCGTGTGGCGCTCGGTGATCGACTCCGGCGCAAGGCCTTCCCGGATGCGGATCGCCTGCGCCTTCAGCTGGCTCGGTGTGCTCGTCTCCGCGTACTCCAACACCGCCTCCTCGAACACGGCGAGGTCGTCGCGATCCAGTCCGGTCGACTCCCGAACGATGCACTCCGCGTGCGGCAACGAGATCCGGCCGGCCTTCAGCGACCGGAGAGTGTCCGGAAAGTCGGCGACGAGCACCTCGGCCGTGTCGAGCAATGACTGCACCCTGCCCTCCGAGAGGTGCAGCGCGAGCGCGAGTTCGGAGCGGAGCGACCGGCGCACCTGCTCGACGGTTCGGCTGTCACCGCGCGTCGATTCGGTGAACACATCGGGGTCCGACAACGCGGTCTCGAGAATGTTCACCAGCTGACCGGTCATCTTCGCCTGTGCGCGGGAGATGCTCGCCTGCTGCGCGACGAGCCTGTCGACCAGGCCCGAGAGCCGGTCGGCCCGGCGGCCGGGGCCGTCGGGGTCTGGGGGTCTTCCCCGTGATTCATCTTCGAATTCCATGACGATAGTCAATCACCACCCACCGACATTTACTCGAACAAAGCTACGAACTCGACAAGGTCGCCGAATGGGCCGCCTGTGGACGAGAAGTCGACCCTTCGGGAAGTGATTCTGGGGCCCCCGGGGTCACGTGGCGGCGAATCGTGGTCTCCAGGCTGCGTTTCGGCGGATGGGGCCTGTGTGTGGAAGAAGCGGCTTGTTGGCGGTGGTCGACGAAGCGAGGTGGCACCTGCGACGGGGCGCGGTGTTCGGTGGGGCTGCTCGTTATCCTTTTGTTAGGCGAGATCGCGACGGCATGGTTCGATCACATCGCGAGTGGCGGGATCACGACGGCATGGGCCGATCACCTCGGCGAGATCACGACGGCGTGGTCGATCGCGTCGCGAGCAGCCGAGTTGCGACGGCATGGGTCGATCAGGTCGTGAGCAGCGGGACGTGATGAGACGGCAGCATGCCCAATCGGCGCCGTGGTGTTTCGACGCTCGGGTACGCGGCTGTTCGGTGCGTTCGAAAGGCGTAGTTCGCAGGCACCCGTCCGCGCCGCATGAGGCGACCGGAATCGACCCAGCCGGCATTCGCTCTCACCTCGACGCTCAGCGCAGGGACCGGGTCGCAGGTCGGCGGCAGCGGTCTCCGCCTCGACGACAGGAGATCGTTCAACGGGCCGGCGACATTAGGCGGCGGCTCGTGATTGCGCAAGCCTCTGCCGTCGGCGGCATCCGACGATTAGCGTGAACGGACCGACGCGATGGTGGCGCAGAACGACGAGCTCACAGCGCACGCGCCCGCGTCGGCACTCACCACAGGGAGGGACACACGGTGGCACACGACCAGTTGGCGTTTCAGAATCCGGTGACGCGGTTCCCCAAGATCGAACCGCCCAAGCAGGATCAGCCCGAGCCCGGCCTCGACGCCGAGCTGCAGCCGAAGGCCGACCACGGCGAGGAGACGTACCGCGGCACCGGCCGGCTCGAGGGCCGCAAGGCGCTCATCACGGGCGGCGACTCGGGTATCGGCGCGTCCGTCGCCATCGCGTTCGCGCGCGAGGGCGCCGACGTCGCGATCGCCTACCTACCGGCCGAGGAGAAGGACGCGCAGCGCATCGCCGACCTCATCACGAAGGAGGGCAAGAAGGCCGTCGCGCTGCCGACCGACATCAGCAGCCCCGAGAACAGCCGCAAACTCGTCGACGACGCCGTGAGCCAGCTCGGCGGGCTCGACATCCTCGTCAACAACGCGGGCAAGCAGATCGCGCAGCAGAGCATCGAGGACATCACGGACGAGCAGTGGGACGAGACGTTCAAGACGAACATCTACGCCATGTTCTGGATCACGAAGGCCGCGCTGAAGCACTTGAAGCCCGGGTCGTCGATCATCAACACGACATCGGTGAACGCGTACCTGCCGTCGCCGACGCTGCTCGACTACGCGACGACGAAGGGTGCGATCAACAACTTCACGAAGGGACTCGCGCAGCAGCTCGCGTCGAAGGGCATCCGCGTGAACGCCGTCGCGCCGGGGCCGTTCTGGACCCCGCTGCAGGTGTCCGACGGCCAGCCGAAGGACGAGCTGCCGAAGTTCGGCAGCCAGACGCCC encodes the following:
- the flgK gene encoding flagellar hook-associated protein FlgK, whose protein sequence is MSTFSGLNTAYTAIAAARIGIDVTGQNIANQGSEGYTRQRVTTSALDSAAMAGKFSMGVQPGRGVSVDGIARLGNDLLDARVRDTLAASGFWATKATASLTAEGAMAEPGKNGLSSQLSQFWAGWQDLANNPDSDAAAAVILNQAQVLAAQISAGYQSVADQWQSTRVDVNGMTSRVNSAADQIAALNGQIRSALNSGRSANELIDQRNLLAQNVSRLAGATASLESDGTLTVRVGGNALVDGVTARHLVASGPRDLAEGGRVSLAWESRPDLPITLAGGELGGALAVLAPASEGGTLAQVAESYNEVATELARQVNAVHGAGVTADNNPGGDFFALSAEDGPAALGLTVIPQSRAQLALALPDAGALDGGNADLVSQIGQAEGSPDAIWASFVTRFGVATAGDAQRANLAETASVTAVTAQQSVASVDGDEETVNLLTYQTAYQAAARVLTAVDESLDVLINKTGLVGR
- the flgL gene encoding flagellar hook-associated protein FlgL translates to MFSRVTSSTMTQSSLRNLQGSLSELARLQQKATSQKAFQVPSEDPSAAATTLGLHAEQQRNAQYARNIDDGLAWVSTVDGALASSTSLMNRVRTLTVTGANDGALDATAKEAIAVELEGIRDELLAQANTRLLGRSVFAGTSNEGAAFMTDAATPGSYTFTGVPGAEVTRRVADNATVRVDADGAAVFGEGPDSAFALIDGIVADLRSGVNIGQRLNAIDDRIGTMLGAQGAVGARQSQIERAKETTLDASVLLESRRTAVEDVDAAEVLVQLKAQELVYQSALAVTSRVLQPTLMDFLR
- a CDS encoding flagellar assembly protein FliW; the protein is MSAALRFVAPPPGFDPHIDFELATVEGAEGLFSLRAVRDEGLRVFLVDPATVLGDYAPVITDEQAGELELTDAADAMLLVVANPSDDGVSVNLMAPVVVNTTTGAAAQVILENQDFPIHAPLA
- a CDS encoding YrhK family protein, with product MALFDPRNRDLSPHAARVYAAFGLAHAVADFAAAGLFVVGSALFFSEQTKIPATWCFLIGSVFFVLKPTLRLARELKLAALDKVGTLASNAPEGPASVRVKKPDQADG
- a CDS encoding DNA polymerase III subunit gamma and tau, with the translated sequence MVTALYRRYRPENFSEMIGQSQVTDPLRTALRSDRVNHAYLFSGPRGCGKTTSARILARCLNCAEGPTDTPCGVCPSCVELSRAGGGSLDVVEIDAASHNGVDDARDLRERAIFAPARDRYKIFILDEAHMVTPQGFNALLKIVEEPPPHVKFIFATTEPDKVIGTIRSRTHHYPFRLVPPAQMLEYTQKLCDEEGVTVEPGVLALVVRAGGGSPRDTLSLLDQLMAGSDGRTVGYERAVALLGYTHTALLDEAVEALGRNDAKAAFTAIDHVIQTGQDPRRFVDDLLERLRDLIVVAATQGAAASVLRGVPQDELDRMTSQSALFGQAQLSRIADIANTALTEMTGATSPKLHLELMVARMLVPAVDETERGALARVERLERRAGMPEAAATAIDSSIERQNAPAAPTPAPSTPAAPPSTSSAPAPQAATPSAPTPAAPAVDARPTPSPTPQPAPRPKPTGPVTLKLVRDTWPEILEKVAAAKRASWMLIMNSDVRDYADDVLTLVFPSPKDVDAFKKLNAGDGPSEHLRSAILEVLGVRVKYIAKVEGAPSGPPPAQQPTRTAPAPQPASAAPRTPRSEQRAAEPVDEGAPSDEPHRTDAASHPAPAREEPAIPDDWAPADDEPPYDPYDDAPPPADQPRAAEPRATNGQSPSTVGVRVGAAPASSGAARSPQSAPAPSAPEAPSGPVTGWDVVQIPADDPEDLTAENAAPSGGAAEAWAEPDDEQWASEPPADEYDDVPAESVPAAAVAAAPAAPTPAHTADAGAPSPQASAPAQVAAPTPHVAPAEPAPERPERQQRSRYGEAVVREVLRARFIEEQQYTPQQRFN
- the recR gene encoding recombination mediator RecR; this translates as MYEGIVQELIDEFGRLPGIGPKSAQRIAFHIVQTESFDVSRLAELLVEVRDKVHFCEICGNVAEQSQCAICRDPRRDHSFICVVEEAKDVVAIERTREFRGLYHVLGGAISPIDGIGPDDLRIRELMQRLADGTVTEVIIATDPNLEGEATATYLSRLLKTLEIRVTRLASGLPVGGDLEYADEVTLGRAFEGRTVLG
- a CDS encoding HNH endonuclease signature motif containing protein codes for the protein MEFEDESRGRPPDPDGPGRRADRLSGLVDRLVAQQASISRAQAKMTGQLVNILETALSDPDVFTESTRGDSRTVEQVRRSLRSELALALHLSEGRVQSLLDTAEVLVADFPDTLRSLKAGRISLPHAECIVRESTGLDRDDLAVFEEAVLEYAETSTPSQLKAQAIRIREGLAPESITERHTSALEERRLEVWKGHDGMGWLACYDRIEIVQSLYNASHATAKSLRKAGDERTVAQLTVDSFVDAAMTGFVSGTDPADDDAATGPALAGRMGAIRPTVHVTVPVFTLMGLSDEPADLEGYGPIDPETARRLAAQAPSFTRLLTNPETGAVLSVGRDRYQVPADLRKAIEIRDVTCRFPGCNRSARQCDLDHVVDWQFGGETDLDNCQATCRAHHTLKHATRWAVERDPMGNVIWTSPLGRSYRIRTESKVGFEPLDRDRPVDDHEIADLVGADPDEPVDATTTDDEKWADEYPENPEF
- a CDS encoding SDR family oxidoreductase, whose amino-acid sequence is MTRFPKIEPPKQDQPEPGLDAELQPKADHGEETYRGTGRLEGRKALITGGDSGIGASVAIAFAREGADVAIAYLPAEEKDAQRIADLITKEGKKAVALPTDISSPENSRKLVDDAVSQLGGLDILVNNAGKQIAQQSIEDITDEQWDETFKTNIYAMFWITKAALKHLKPGSSIINTTSVNAYLPSPTLLDYATTKGAINNFTKGLAQQLASKGIRVNAVAPGPFWTPLQVSDGQPKDELPKFGSQTPIGRAGQPTELAPAYVFLASSESSYVIGETLSVNGGMPTP